In the genome of Falsirhodobacter halotolerans, one region contains:
- a CDS encoding lytic murein transglycosylase — protein MRKVLMSVGAVALLSACAGPGIGNVTSSPAPVTRSGPVGEAGFQQWITAFRPRAERAGISAATLNRSFADVRLNTEVIRLDGRQSEFTKTVWDYLSGAVSPARVEQGRAMLARHATTLNAIEARYGVDKEIVVAIWGMESNFGGNRGSTHLIESLATLAYEGRRAEFFETQLIDALKIVQAGDVTPDNMVGSWAGAMGHTQFMPSSFLEYAVDWNGDGRRDIWSDDPTDALASTANYLARSGWQRGGIWGMEVTLPQGFDYGQVGKGTRIPTSALSAQGVRSVDGRSLPGGEGSILLPGGAQGAAFLIMPNFRAIEKYNAADSYVIGVGHLADRLKGLGPLRGVPANPERALTRAESVELQERLTRAGFDTQGADGRLGPNTRTAITAFQRRAGIIPDGFPSPTLLQRLR, from the coding sequence ATGCGGAAAGTTCTGATGTCGGTGGGCGCGGTCGCCCTTCTGTCGGCCTGTGCGGGGCCGGGGATCGGCAATGTCACCTCCTCCCCCGCGCCGGTCACGCGTTCGGGTCCGGTGGGCGAGGCGGGGTTCCAGCAATGGATCACGGCCTTTCGTCCCCGCGCCGAACGTGCGGGGATCAGCGCGGCCACCCTGAACCGGTCCTTTGCCGATGTGCGCCTGAACACCGAGGTGATCCGGCTGGACGGGCGGCAATCGGAGTTCACCAAGACGGTCTGGGACTATCTGTCGGGCGCCGTGTCGCCCGCGCGGGTGGAACAGGGGCGCGCGATGCTAGCCCGCCACGCGACCACGCTGAACGCGATCGAGGCGCGGTATGGCGTGGACAAGGAAATCGTCGTCGCCATCTGGGGGATGGAATCGAATTTCGGCGGCAATCGCGGCAGCACCCATCTGATCGAAAGCTTGGCCACGCTGGCCTATGAAGGACGCCGGGCCGAGTTTTTCGAGACCCAGCTGATCGACGCGTTGAAGATCGTGCAGGCGGGCGACGTGACGCCCGACAACATGGTCGGAAGCTGGGCCGGCGCGATGGGGCATACGCAATTCATGCCGTCCTCCTTCCTCGAATATGCGGTGGATTGGAACGGCGACGGGCGGCGCGACATCTGGTCGGACGATCCGACCGACGCGCTGGCCTCCACCGCCAATTATCTGGCCCGCTCGGGCTGGCAGCGGGGCGGCATCTGGGGGATGGAAGTCACCCTGCCGCAGGGGTTCGATTACGGGCAGGTGGGCAAGGGCACCCGCATCCCGACCTCGGCCCTGTCGGCGCAGGGTGTCCGGTCCGTGGACGGGCGCTCGCTGCCGGGCGGCGAGGGGTCGATCCTCTTGCCGGGCGGGGCGCAGGGGGCGGCCTTCCTGATCATGCCGAACTTCCGCGCGATCGAGAAATACAACGCCGCCGACAGCTATGTCATCGGCGTGGGGCATCTGGCGGACCGTCTGAAGGGCCTTGGCCCCCTGCGCGGCGTGCCCGCCAACCCCGAACGGGCGCTGACCCGCGCGGAATCGGTGGAATTGCAGGAGCGTCTGACCCGCGCGGGCTTCGACACCCAAGGGGCCGATGGGCGGCTGGGGCCGAACACCCGCACCGCCATCACCGCGTTCCAGCGGCGGGCCGGGATCATCCCCGACGGGTTCCCCAGCCCGACCCTGTTGCAGCGCCTGCGTTAA
- the rnr gene encoding ribonuclease R, whose amino-acid sequence MDQLPTKDQIRQWITDHPTQTAKRDIAKAFGIKGGALRIELKRLLKEMEGEGALTRTRRAFREAGTLPPVTILRVTGPDAAGDLFATPLEWEGEGDPPRILMRAAPSDALGAGDRVLARLTAVEGEDHAYDGRLIRKIGSNPLRILGVFRAGSEGGRIVPVDKGQDKEWTVGRDDTDGARDGELVEAEAASKRLGLPRARIVARLGDPTAPRAISLIAIHQHGIPDHFPDAVVAEADAAQPAPMGARTDLRDLPLVTIDPADARDHDDAVFAEADPDPANAGGHVVWVAIADVAHYVRPGSALDREARRRGNSTYFPDRVVPMLPDTLSGDLCSLHEGVDRPCLAVRMVLDADGNKLSHRFVRGMMRSAASLTYGQVQAAQDGTPDDRTAPMMARVIAPLYAASAAAMTARDRRQPLNLDLPERRIELTEEGKVSSVAFRERLDAHKLIEEFMILANVAAAEELIRLRRPLLFRVHEEPSPEKLDALREVAEASGFTLAKGQVLKTAHLNKLLSQAENTDFDELMNLTTLRSMTQAYYHPENFGHFGLALKNYAHFTSPIRRYSDLIVHRALISGHGWGDDGLSGFDTENLGDTAKMISDTERRSMLAERDTNDRYLAAWLSDRIGAEFTGRISGVQRFGLFVKLDETGADGLIPIRSLGHEFFHHDADAHALIGADSGRVLGVGQRVLVRLVEAAPITGGLMLELLEVEGDTLPRSPRRKGRFSPRKPAKMDRKRRVISRKR is encoded by the coding sequence ATGGACCAGCTTCCCACCAAAGACCAGATCCGCCAGTGGATCACCGATCACCCGACGCAGACGGCCAAGCGCGACATCGCCAAGGCCTTCGGCATCAAGGGGGGTGCCCTGCGCATCGAGCTGAAGCGTCTGCTGAAGGAGATGGAGGGCGAGGGCGCGCTGACCCGCACCCGCCGCGCCTTCCGCGAGGCGGGCACGCTGCCCCCCGTGACCATCCTGCGCGTGACCGGCCCCGATGCGGCGGGCGATCTGTTCGCCACCCCGCTGGAATGGGAGGGGGAGGGCGATCCGCCCCGCATCCTGATGCGCGCGGCCCCATCCGACGCCTTGGGCGCGGGCGACCGCGTTCTGGCACGCCTGACGGCGGTGGAGGGGGAGGATCACGCCTATGACGGGCGTCTGATCCGCAAGATCGGTTCCAACCCGCTGCGCATTCTGGGCGTGTTCCGTGCGGGGTCCGAGGGCGGACGCATCGTGCCCGTCGACAAGGGGCAGGACAAGGAATGGACCGTCGGGCGCGACGACACCGATGGCGCGCGGGACGGCGAACTGGTGGAGGCGGAGGCGGCGTCCAAGCGCCTTGGCCTGCCGCGCGCGCGGATCGTGGCGCGGCTGGGGGATCCGACCGCCCCGCGGGCGATCTCGTTGATCGCGATCCACCAGCATGGCATTCCCGACCATTTCCCCGACGCGGTGGTGGCGGAGGCGGACGCGGCCCAGCCCGCGCCGATGGGCGCGCGGACCGATCTGCGCGACCTGCCGCTGGTCACCATCGACCCGGCCGATGCCCGCGATCACGACGACGCGGTGTTTGCCGAAGCCGACCCCGATCCGGCCAATGCGGGCGGCCATGTCGTCTGGGTCGCCATTGCCGATGTCGCCCATTACGTCCGCCCCGGATCGGCGCTGGACCGCGAGGCGCGGCGGCGCGGCAACTCCACCTATTTCCCCGACCGGGTGGTGCCGATGCTGCCCGATACGCTGTCGGGGGATCTCTGTTCGCTGCATGAAGGGGTGGATCGCCCTTGTCTGGCGGTGCGGATGGTGCTGGACGCGGACGGCAACAAGCTGTCGCACCGGTTCGTGCGCGGAATGATGCGGTCCGCCGCCAGCCTGACCTATGGTCAGGTGCAGGCGGCGCAGGACGGCACGCCGGACGACCGGACGGCCCCGATGATGGCGCGGGTGATCGCGCCGCTTTACGCCGCCTCGGCCGCCGCAATGACTGCGCGCGACCGGCGTCAGCCGCTGAACCTCGACCTGCCGGAACGGCGGATCGAGTTGACCGAGGAGGGCAAGGTCTCCTCCGTCGCCTTCCGCGAGCGGCTGGACGCGCACAAGCTGATTGAGGAGTTCATGATCCTCGCCAATGTGGCCGCCGCCGAGGAACTGATCCGCCTGCGCCGTCCGCTCTTGTTCCGCGTGCATGAGGAGCCGAGCCCCGAGAAACTGGACGCCCTGCGCGAGGTGGCTGAGGCCTCGGGCTTCACGCTGGCCAAGGGGCAGGTCCTGAAGACCGCGCATCTGAACAAGCTTTTGTCGCAGGCCGAAAACACCGACTTCGACGAGTTGATGAACCTGACCACGCTGCGGTCCATGACGCAGGCCTATTACCACCCCGAGAATTTCGGCCATTTCGGGCTGGCGCTGAAGAATTACGCGCATTTCACCTCGCCGATCCGCCGCTATTCCGACCTGATCGTGCATCGCGCGCTGATTTCGGGGCATGGTTGGGGCGATGACGGGCTGTCGGGGTTCGACACCGAAAATCTGGGCGACACGGCCAAGATGATCTCCGACACCGAACGCCGGTCCATGCTGGCCGAACGCGACACCAACGACCGCTATCTGGCCGCCTGGCTGTCGGACCGCATCGGGGCGGAGTTCACGGGACGGATTTCCGGCGTGCAACGCTTCGGCCTGTTCGTGAAGCTGGACGAGACGGGGGCGGACGGCCTGATCCCGATCCGGTCCTTGGGGCATGAGTTCTTCCATCACGACGCCGACGCCCATGCCCTGATCGGGGCTGATTCGGGTCGCGTGCTGGGGGTGGGCCAGCGCGTTCTGGTCCGTCTGGTCGAGGCCGCGCCGATCACCGGCGGACTGATGCTGGAGCTGCTGGAGGTGGAGGGCGACACCTTGCCGCGCAGCCCCCGCAGGAAGGGCCGGTTTTCCCCGCGGAAACCCGCCAAGATGGACCGCAAACGGCGTGTGATCTCCCGCAAACGCTGA
- a CDS encoding DUF6478 family protein, producing MASRHEHSGRIETFLHRRHLAWWSREADRADTTPHARLGLLRHRAALLKTRLEHLIRASDQTVGAAAPIHRPMGTDWSWRPAAWREEGGAGVIGDNATALTPGITLFHDCPRAEIALRQVRQPQHPTRPAFGVDMEVFGFAGSFLSLAIDLPPEAVQGLRLKHLVCLTMDLEEERPARLIARLNVRHGPNTEQVIRDIVIEDDRAIAEFDLAYTRMNETRVEKMWLDLIVQDPRMNRITLHDLTLTRRPRAEI from the coding sequence ATGGCATCACGTCATGAACACAGTGGCCGCATCGAAACGTTCTTGCACCGCCGCCATCTGGCATGGTGGTCGCGCGAGGCGGATCGGGCCGACACCACGCCCCACGCCCGTCTGGGCCTGTTGCGTCACCGCGCCGCGCTTCTGAAGACCCGGCTGGAGCATCTGATCCGCGCCTCCGACCAGACCGTGGGGGCGGCGGCCCCCATTCACCGGCCCATGGGCACCGACTGGTCCTGGCGTCCCGCCGCATGGCGGGAAGAGGGGGGCGCCGGCGTGATCGGCGACAATGCCACGGCGCTGACCCCCGGCATCACGCTGTTCCACGATTGCCCGCGGGCCGAGATCGCGTTGCGGCAGGTGCGGCAGCCGCAGCACCCGACCCGCCCCGCCTTCGGCGTGGACATGGAGGTGTTCGGCTTTGCCGGATCGTTCCTGTCGCTGGCCATCGACCTGCCGCCCGAGGCGGTGCAGGGCCTGCGGCTGAAGCACCTCGTCTGCCTGACCATGGATCTGGAGGAGGAGCGGCCCGCCCGCCTGATCGCCCGTTTGAACGTGCGGCACGGCCCCAACACCGAACAGGTGATCCGCGACATCGTGATCGAGGACGACCGCGCGATTGCCGAATTCGACCTTGCCTATACCCGCATGAACGAAACGCGGGTGGAGAAGATGTGGCTGGATCTGATCGTGCAGGATCCGCGCATGAACCGGATCACGTTGCACGACCTGACCCTGACCCGTCGCCCCCGAGCGGAGATCTGA
- the ilvD gene encoding dihydroxy-acid dehydratase, whose translation MQNARFDKSKLPSRHVTEGPSRAPHRSYFYAMGISEEEIHQPWVGVATCWNEAAPCNIALNRQAQSVKMGVKKGGGTPREFTTITVTDGIAMGHEGMRSSLASRDAIADTVELTMRGHCYDALVGLAGCDKSLPGMMMAMVRLNVPSVFVYGGSILPGKLNGKDVVVQDVFEAVGKHAAGTMSDAELQILERVACPSAGACGGQYTANTMACVSEAIGLALLNSSGAPAPYESRDQYGDFSGQAVMNLIEKNIRARDVVTRKALENAARVVACTGGSTNGGLHLPAIAHEAGIDFDLFDVCDIFRDTPYFVNLRPGGDYVAKDLYEAGGVPVVMKELARAGLLHLDCLTASGEELGDALGRITHEPDGKVIHFIDKPITKTGGVVGLRGNLAPEGAIVKVAGMSEAEQVFKGPARVFECEEEAFEAVQKRQYAEGDVIVIRNEGPAGGPGMREMLSTTAALSGQGMGKKVALITDGRFSGATRGFCVGHVGPESAHGGPIALLRNGDMITLNAVTGELSVDLPDEELDRRRQAWKGAKATDYESGALWKYARLVGGARYGATTHPGAKAETHVYMDQ comes from the coding sequence ATGCAGAACGCCCGTTTCGACAAGTCGAAGCTTCCCAGCCGCCATGTGACCGAAGGGCCGTCCCGCGCCCCGCACCGCAGCTATTTCTATGCGATGGGGATTTCGGAGGAGGAGATCCACCAGCCCTGGGTCGGCGTCGCCACCTGCTGGAACGAGGCCGCGCCCTGCAACATCGCGCTGAATCGTCAGGCGCAATCGGTGAAGATGGGCGTGAAGAAGGGCGGCGGCACCCCGCGCGAATTCACCACCATCACCGTGACCGACGGCATCGCCATGGGGCATGAGGGGATGCGCTCCTCGCTGGCCTCGCGCGATGCGATCGCCGACACGGTGGAACTGACGATGCGCGGCCATTGCTATGACGCGCTGGTGGGCCTTGCGGGCTGCGACAAGTCGCTGCCGGGGATGATGATGGCGATGGTGCGGCTGAACGTGCCATCGGTCTTCGTCTATGGCGGGTCGATCCTGCCGGGCAAGCTGAACGGCAAGGATGTCGTGGTGCAGGACGTGTTCGAGGCGGTGGGCAAACACGCCGCGGGCACCATGTCGGATGCCGAATTGCAGATCCTGGAACGCGTGGCCTGCCCGTCGGCGGGGGCGTGCGGCGGGCAATACACCGCCAACACCATGGCCTGCGTCTCCGAAGCGATCGGTCTGGCGCTCCTGAATTCCTCGGGCGCGCCGGCGCCTTACGAATCGCGCGACCAGTATGGCGATTTCTCCGGTCAGGCGGTGATGAACCTGATCGAGAAGAACATCCGCGCCCGGGACGTGGTGACGCGCAAGGCGCTGGAAAACGCGGCGCGGGTCGTGGCCTGCACCGGCGGATCCACCAATGGCGGCCTGCACCTTCCGGCGATCGCGCATGAGGCGGGGATCGATTTCGACCTGTTCGACGTGTGCGACATCTTCCGCGACACGCCCTATTTCGTGAACCTGCGTCCGGGCGGCGATTATGTCGCCAAGGACCTGTACGAGGCGGGCGGCGTGCCGGTGGTGATGAAGGAGCTGGCGCGCGCCGGTCTCTTGCATCTCGACTGCCTCACCGCCTCGGGCGAGGAGTTGGGGGATGCGTTGGGCCGCATTACGCATGAGCCCGACGGCAAGGTCATCCACTTCATCGACAAGCCGATCACCAAGACCGGCGGCGTGGTCGGCCTGCGCGGCAACCTCGCCCCCGAAGGGGCCATCGTGAAGGTTGCCGGCATGTCCGAGGCCGAGCAGGTCTTCAAGGGGCCCGCCCGCGTGTTCGAATGCGAGGAAGAGGCGTTCGAGGCGGTCCAGAAACGTCAATATGCCGAAGGCGACGTGATCGTCATCCGCAACGAAGGCCCGGCCGGCGGCCCCGGTATGCGCGAGATGCTGTCCACCACCGCCGCCCTGTCGGGTCAGGGCATGGGCAAGAAGGTGGCGCTGATCACCGACGGGCGCTTCTCGGGGGCCACGCGCGGGTTCTGCGTCGGCCATGTCGGCCCCGAATCGGCACATGGCGGGCCGATCGCCCTTCTGCGGAACGGTGACATGATCACGCTGAACGCGGTCACGGGCGAATTGTCGGTCGATCTGCCGGATGAAGAACTGGACCGTCGCCGTCAGGCGTGGAAGGGGGCGAAGGCCACCGATTACGAATCCGGCGCGTTGTGGAAATACGCGCGACTTGTCGGCGGGGCGCGGTATGGTGCGACGACGCATCCCGGGGCCAAGGCCGAAACGCATGTCTATATGGATCAGTAA
- the trhA gene encoding PAQR family membrane homeostasis protein TrhA yields the protein MDPTLGRMDAVSSRRRTLYSRNEWRSDATVHVLGTVLALAAVPVLITLTAVMRPDPWAITGTAIYGGALIAMLVCSALCNMVGRPGWQGVLGRLDHSAIYVKIAGTYTAFVLLSGATEVPLVILLWVAAALGVALKVLAPHRFAWVGFGLYIAMGWAGLIAGGPLFATMSLPVLVLIVTGGVIYTLGTLFYLGHRMRFHRTIWHVCVLAASGVFFAAVLTHMVGTA from the coding sequence ATGGACCCTACGTTGGGGCGCATGGATGCCGTTTCCTCCCGCCGCCGCACCCTTTATTCCCGCAACGAATGGCGCAGCGATGCGACCGTGCATGTGCTGGGCACCGTTCTGGCGCTGGCCGCCGTGCCGGTCCTGATCACCCTGACAGCCGTGATGCGCCCCGACCCTTGGGCCATCACCGGCACGGCGATCTATGGCGGGGCGCTGATCGCGATGCTGGTGTGCTCGGCGCTGTGCAACATGGTGGGGCGGCCCGGGTGGCAGGGCGTGCTGGGGCGGCTGGACCATTCGGCCATCTATGTGAAGATCGCGGGCACCTATACGGCCTTCGTCCTTTTGTCCGGCGCGACCGAGGTGCCGCTGGTCATCCTGCTGTGGGTGGCGGCGGCTTTGGGCGTCGCGCTGAAGGTGCTGGCGCCGCACCGCTTCGCCTGGGTGGGGTTCGGCCTCTATATCGCGATGGGCTGGGCGGGCCTGATCGCGGGCGGGCCGCTGTTTGCCACCATGTCCCTGCCCGTTCTGGTCCTGATCGTGACGGGGGGCGTGATCTACACCCTCGGCACGCTGTTCTATCTCGGGCACCGGATGCGGTTCCACCGCACGATCTGGCATGTCTGCGTGCTGGCGGCCAGCGGCGTGTTCTTTGCCGCCGTGCTGACGCATATGGTCGGCACCGCCTAA